One segment of Penaeus vannamei isolate JL-2024 chromosome 3, ASM4276789v1, whole genome shotgun sequence DNA contains the following:
- the LOC113812436 gene encoding sodium/potassium-transporting ATPase subunit beta-1-interacting protein, with amino-acid sequence MGCGQHSARCFLLTVCILQIISTAERQVFDFMGYMWLPIIANFFNFIFVIFGFFGGYQYKTKYIIIYLVWLLVWIGWNVFVICFYLNVGILDNRKDWLNFGTGSASWWEVNGIGCRAVYSTNLTDVDILRPIRPLEVNDCLVDYIYVETIHAGVQCAFAALGLCVSIYLLKVFSEEDDSCKAKSRPTSIYSVEYSPQREGSESPDLGLEEGQYQQPMTPRRVKRQSRHRASGRSQTRSTQGRGSQRSRRHQYLNPVNRLMDKANESSTSTDSYHPAPGSRPPTGGRQGHSNPMYVHSRPNSTYSMNSSPPGQDPMERPPSVHSSYSNYHGQRPSINPNPYGRPPVQTLTAGMIGGSNHHRSNRSMMQPNGHVNPTGTLGSIRSSVYSSTGTMRSEREKPPPYMFGVNSETVI; translated from the exons ATCTCGACGGCGGAGCGACAGGTGTTCGACTTCATGGGCTACATGTGGCTCCCTATCATCGCCAACTTCTTCAACTTCATCTTCGTCATATTTGGCTTCTTCGGCGGCTACCAGTACAAGACAAAATATATCATAATT TACCTAGTTTGGCTCCTGGTATGGATAGGATGGAACGTCTTTGTGATCTGCTTCTATCTCAACGTTGGGATTCTGGACAACAGAAAAGACTGGCTGAACTTCGGAACAGGCAGTGCTTCCTGGTGGGAG GTTAATGGAATAGGATGTCGAGCTGTGTACTCAACAAATCTCACAGATGTAGATATTCTACGACCTATTAGACCACTAGAAGTTAATGACTGCTTAGTGGACTACATCTATGTTGAAACTATACATGCTGGTGTTCAATGTGCTTTTGCG GCCTTGGGattgtgtgtgtcaatatatcttCTGAAGGTCTTTTCTGAGGAAGATGACAGCT gcAAAGCTAAGAGCAGACCGACTTCAATTTATTCAGTTGAATATAG CCCCCAACGTGAAGGTAGTGAGTCTCCAGACTTAGGGCTTGAAGAGGGCCAATATCAGCAGCCTATGACTCCCCGAAGAGTTAAACGCCAGAGCCGACACCGAGCTTCTGGCCGGTCACAAACTCGAAGCACACAAGGAAGGGGATCCCAGCGTTCCCGAAGGCACCAGTATCTCAACCCTGTGAATAGACTCATGGACAAGGCCAATGAGTCGTCCACAAGTACTGACTCCTATCACCCAGCGCCTGGTTCTAGGCCTCCCACCGGGGGACGTCAGGGTCATTCCAACCCGATGTATGTCCACTCCCGGCCAAACTCTACTTACTCTATGAACAGTTCACCCCCAGGCCAAGACCCAATGGAACGGCCACCCTCTGTCCATTCCTCATATTCCAATTACCATGGACAGAGGCCCTCGATTAACCCAAATCCATATGGCAGGCCACCTGTTCAGACACTGACAGCTGGCATGATTGGTGGATCTAATCACCACCGATCCAATCGGTCTATGATGCAACCAAATGGACATGTAAATCCTACAGGAACGTTAGGTTCCATTCGTAGTTCTGTTTATAGTAGTACAGGTACAATGAGATCTGAGAGGGAAAAGCCTCCACCATACATGTTTGGTGTCAACTCAGAGACTGTCATATGA